From Frateuria aurantia DSM 6220, one genomic window encodes:
- a CDS encoding AMP-binding protein: MRAAPLQSPGEPAGRPLLVRDDPDAMLAWHQGKAVTVAGFLAEVAAVAERLPEASAALNLADDRYAFSVLFCALLWRGQTNLLPSSRSPAAIAAVAAAFPGCQEVDDADARSRLVTAHPEPLSWPRIAGGITALVACTSGTTGEPRCWPRSWDLACQAHAGSRLRLQSWFGSRFSVVATVPPQHMFGWEFTVLLPLQSEVCVHAGRPLFPADIAAALAEMPAPRVLVTTPLHLRTLAASGMALPPLAGILSATAPLDEELATIVETRLGAPVYEIYGSTETCAIASRRTIEGAWWQPMPGIRLRPGPEGCEVTAAFMQHSFWLGDLIELDATGERFRLIGRQQDLLEVAGKRMSLAALNRHLLAIPGVVDGVALQQAPGRGGVGRIAALVVAPGLDEATILDALRRQVDPVFLPRPLRRVAVLPRNDTGKLPRAVLLAMLQAGRPGTTDVQSEDEDRPAGRAAAAMDSPAAP; encoded by the coding sequence GTGAGAGCTGCCCCCCTTCAGTCCCCCGGCGAGCCGGCTGGACGGCCGCTGCTGGTCAGGGACGATCCGGATGCGATGCTGGCCTGGCATCAGGGGAAAGCCGTGACGGTCGCCGGCTTTCTGGCAGAGGTGGCTGCCGTTGCCGAACGCTTGCCGGAAGCCTCTGCAGCCCTGAATCTGGCGGATGACCGTTATGCCTTCAGCGTGCTGTTCTGTGCTCTGCTGTGGCGCGGACAGACCAATCTGCTGCCATCCTCACGCAGTCCGGCGGCGATCGCCGCCGTGGCGGCGGCATTTCCAGGTTGTCAGGAGGTCGACGATGCCGATGCACGGAGCAGGCTGGTCACGGCTCATCCCGAACCACTGAGCTGGCCGCGGATTGCGGGCGGCATCACGGCCCTGGTGGCTTGCACATCCGGCACCACCGGCGAGCCTCGCTGCTGGCCACGGTCCTGGGATCTGGCCTGCCAAGCCCATGCCGGCAGCCGGCTGCGGCTGCAGAGCTGGTTCGGTTCGCGCTTCAGCGTGGTGGCCACGGTACCGCCGCAGCACATGTTTGGCTGGGAATTCACCGTGCTCCTGCCTTTGCAGTCGGAGGTGTGCGTGCATGCCGGCCGGCCTCTGTTTCCGGCAGATATCGCCGCGGCTCTGGCCGAGATGCCAGCGCCTCGGGTCCTGGTGACCACCCCCTTGCATCTGCGGACTCTGGCGGCTTCCGGGATGGCACTGCCACCCCTCGCCGGTATCCTGTCAGCCACCGCGCCACTGGATGAGGAGCTCGCGACCATTGTCGAAACTCGACTGGGGGCCCCTGTCTACGAGATTTACGGATCCACCGAGACCTGTGCCATCGCAAGTCGACGCACCATCGAGGGCGCATGGTGGCAGCCGATGCCGGGGATCCGGCTGCGCCCCGGGCCGGAGGGGTGCGAGGTCACGGCGGCGTTCATGCAGCACTCGTTTTGGCTGGGAGACCTGATCGAACTCGATGCGACCGGTGAAAGATTCCGATTGATCGGCCGGCAGCAGGATCTGCTGGAGGTGGCCGGCAAGCGCATGTCGCTGGCGGCCCTGAATCGTCATTTGCTGGCGATACCCGGCGTGGTCGACGGCGTGGCGTTGCAACAGGCTCCGGGTCGCGGCGGCGTCGGCCGGATCGCGGCCCTGGTCGTGGCTCCCGGCCTGGATGAAGCGACGATCCTGGATGCATTGCGGCGGCAGGTGGACCCCGTTTTTCTGCCACGTCCGCTGCGACGGGTCGCGGTCTTGCCACGCAACGATACCGGCAAGTTGCCACGAGCGGTCTTGCTGGCCATGTTGCAGGCCGGCAGGCCCGGGACCACGGACGTCCAGAGCGAGGACGAGGATCGGCCAGCGGGCCGAGCGGCGGCGGCCATGGACTCGCCTGCCGCACCCTGA